GCGGAAGACTATTATGCCCAGATGCAAAGACTGAAAGCTGAATTTGACAATTTCCGCAAAAGAACTCAGAAGGAAAAAGAAGACACTGCCCGATATGCTTCGGAAAGGGTCATTCAGTCCCTGCTGCCGGTCCTGGATAATTTTGAAAGAGCGATTGCTTCCAGTCGAAAAAACAAAGATTTTGAAGCATTATCCCAGGGTGTGGAAATGATCGAAAGAATGTTTGTGAAAGTTCTGGAAGATGAGGGGCTCAGAATCATTGAAACCGTCGGCCAGGAATTTGATCCGAATCTCCACGAAGCCCTGCTGAAAGAAGAATCCGACCAGCCGGAGAATATGATTCTGGAAGAACTTCAAAAGGGATATTATCTGAAGGATAAAGTGATCAGGCCTAGCCGGGTCAAAGTTTCAGGCTGATAGTATTAAGCTAAATCTCAGTCTGATCAAAGAGTATATGAGTTGAAAGAAACGAAAAATACGATATGAGAATTTGCAAGGAGGAAATCAAATGGGTAAAGTAATTGGTATTGACTTAGGAACCACCAACTCTTGTGTTGCAGTACTTGAAGGTGGTGAACCTGTTGTAATCCCTAATCCTGAAGGAGCACGTATTACACCTTCAGTCGTCGGCTTCTCCAAGAACGGCGAGAAACTGGTAGGTCAGGTGGCTAAACGCCAGGCTGTTTCCAATCCGGACAACACGGTTAGTTCAATTAAGCGTCATATGGGCACTAACTATAAAGTGACTTTGATGGATAAATCCTATACACCGCAGGAAGTATCTGCAATGATCCTGCAGAAGCTCAAAGCTGATGCGGAAGCTTATCTGGGGTCTTCAGTCACTCAGGCTGTCATCACCGTTCCGGCGTATTTTACCGACGCCCAGCGTCAGGCTACCAAAGATGCCGGCACGATCGCCGGTCTTGAAGTTCTGCGTATTATCAACGAACCTACTGCAGCAGCACTGGCTTATGGACTTGACAAAGAACATGACCAGACCGTACTCGTTTACGACCTTGGCGGCGGAACATTTGACGTCTCGATCCTCGAACTGAGTCAGGGAATGGTCGAAGTTAAAGCGACAAATGGGAACAACCTTCTCGGCGGTGACGACTTTGACCAGCGTTTAATGGATTACATTGTTGCCGAATTTAAAAAGAGCAACGGTGTTGATCTTGCCAAAGACCGGATGGCCCTGCAGCGTCTGAAGGAAGCTGCTGAAAAAGCCAAAATTGAGCTTTCCGGCGTTGCCCAGACTAATATTAACCTGCCGTTTATCACAATGTCTGCTGAAGGGCCGCTTCATCTGGATATGAATATCACCCGCGCCAAATTTGAAGAGCTTGTAGCAGATTTGATCGAAAAAACAATGGGACCTACCCGTCAAGCGATGGAAGATGCCAAACTTTCCTTCAACGAAATCGATCAGGTGATTCTTGTCGGGGGATCTAGCAGAATCCCTGCAGTCCAGGAAGCCATTAAGAGAATTAGTGGCAAGGAACCACATAAAGGTGTTAACCCGGATGAAGTCGTTGCGCTCGGCGCGGCTATCCAGGGCGGGGTTCTGGCCGGTGAAATGAAAGATATTGTTCTGGTTGACGTTGCCCCGCTTTCCCTCGGGATTGAGACCCTGGGCGGTGTATTCACCAGGATCATTGACCGGAACACGACCATTCCGACCACCAAATCTCAAGTCTTCTCGACTGCAGCCGACAGCCAGACTTCGGTAGATATCCATGTGCTTCAGGGTGAGCGCGAGATGGCTGCTTACAATAAGACACTCGGCCGCTTCCAGCTTACCGGAATTCCGCCTGCCCCAAGAGGTGTGCCGCAGATCGAAGTCAAATTTGATATTGACGTAAACGGTATTGTACACGTTTCGGCGAAAGATATGGCAACCGGTAACGAACAGAAAGTAACCATCACGGCTTCAACCGGCTTAAGCAAAGACGAAATTGAAAAGATGCGTCAGGATGCCGAGGCCAATGCTGAGAAAGACAAACAGGCCAGAGAACTGATTGATGCCAGAAATCAAGCAGATTCACTGGCATACCAGGCTGAAAAGACCCTGAAGGACTTTGAAGGCAAAGGCGACGACACCGAGCGGGATGCGGTCAAGAAGGCTGCTGAAGAACTCAGAGCCACGGCCGGCAGCGATAATGTCCAGGAAATTAATGCAAAATCGGAAGCGCTGACCAAAATCCTCTATCCGTTTGTGGAAAAAATGTATCAACAGCAGGGAGCACCCGGTGCAGGTTCGCAGGGACCTGACGCAGGACCAAATCCAGGACAGCAGGATACCGGAGCCGGCAAGGAAGATGACAATGTTGTCGATGCTGAATATACCGAAGTGGACAAGGATAAATAAACAGAATCAGTATTAATCAGATCATTTGTTTAATCGATTAATCATGAAGAGTCTGCAGATAATAACGATGTTGAAACACAAAAAGTACCGGTATTTAGCCTCAAAGCTAAATACCGGTACAACGCGCCTTAAATCTTAACATATTAATGATAATGGTAGTATAATGATACATTAGAAAGAGTCTATAGGTAATCAAAAGGGTCTAAGGGTGCAGTAGTATCTTTGGACCTGCTTCGGCATTCGGAGGAATGCAGGTCTTATTTATGTCTTATGCGGTCTTGTATTGATATTTAGGGAGGAGTTTCGGCTTAAATTATGAAACGCGACTACTATGAAGTTCTGGGTGTCAGCAAATCTTCCAGCGTGGATGAAATTAAAAAAGCTTACAGGAAGATAGCAAAGGAAAACCATCCCGATGTCAAACCGGGAGATAAGCAAGCGGAAGAACGCTTTAAGGAAGCTACCGAGGCTTATGCGGTATTGAGCGATCCGGATAAGAAAGCAAAATATGACCAATATGGCCACTCCGGGGTGGACTTTAACGGACAGGGCTTTGGAGGATTTGGCGATTTCTCTGATTTTGCTGATTTCGGCCTTGGAGATGTTTTTGAAATGTTTTTCGGCGGTGGTATGGGCGGAGGTTCCAGAAGAAAAGGCCCGGTGAAAGGCGCCGATTTGAGATATGATCTGTCCATCACGCTGCATGAAGCTGCCTTTGGCATGAAGAAGCAGATCGAAGTTCCGGTCTCAGTATACTGTACCGAGTGCGGAGGAAGCGGCGCGGCTCCCGGCACGAATCCGACCACATGTTCACAATGCGGCGGTACTGGGCAAATCAGGGCAACTCAGCGTACACCGTTTGGGCAGATCGCTACGACCAAGACTTGTGTTGCTTGTGGCGGAAAAGGGACAATGATCAGCTCTCCGTGCAGCAAATGCAACGGCAAGGGTAAAGTGAAAGAAGTTAAAAAGATCGAAGTCAATATCCCGGCAGGCACTGAGGATGGATTAAGTCTGCGTTACAGCGGTTATGGCGAGGCTGGAGAAAGAGGAGGACCGTCCGGAGACCTATATGTTGTTCTGCTCGTTAAGAAGGATGAATTCTTCCAGAGAAACGGCAATGATATCTACGTTGAAATTCCGATCACTTTTGTTCAGGCCGCCCTGGGTGATGAAATCGACGTGCCTACCCTTCACGGAGATGTCAAAATAAAGATACCCGAAGGAACCCAGACATCGAAAGTCTTCAGAGTCAAAGGAATGGGTGTTCCTTACCGGAGGGGCAGCGGGTGCGGTGACCAGCATGTCAGGGTGATTGTAGCAACGCCTACCAAACTCACGGAACGTCAGAAAGAGCTGCTCAGCGAATTTGGAAAAATAACGACCGAAGGTCAGCAGCTTGGAAAAAAATCGCTTTGGGACAAGGTGAAGGATAATGTCCGGGATGCTATCGGTTAATTGCAGTTTAACGGTGAATAAGATCTGAGAAAAGGGAGTTTGCAATGAATTGGACTGAGATAGCGGTAACAGTATCATCTGAGGGAGAGGAGGCTGTTACCGATCTTTTTTATCGGATAGGCAGCAAGGGTGTGGTTGTCGAATCGCCTGAGCTGATTAAAGGGTATGTTGAATCCGGGATCTGGGATTATCACATCTATGCGGATTTAGAAGTAACAGGAAAGTGTGTGGTCAAGGGTTATTTCCCGGAGGATGAAAGCTTAAGTCCCAGGATCGCCTCCTTACGGGAAGAACTTCTGCTTTTCAAGGAATTATTTCCGGACTGGATGGTGGAGACGAATTCCGTGATGGTGAAGGAAGAAGACTGGGAGAATGAATGGAAGCAATACTTTAAACCAGTCCGAATCGGCAAACGCTTCCTGATCAAACCGACCTGGGAACAGGCGGACACGCAGGATCAGGTGGTCATCATTGAGATTGATCCCGGGATGGCTTTTGGGACGGGTACCCATCCGACAACCGCTCTCTGCCTGGAGGCGCTGGAAGACTATATTCAGGAAGGTTCGGACGTCTTTGATATTGGCACCGGCTCCGGGATCCTGGCTGTGGCGGCCGCCAAGCTCGGGGCAAACGTCCAGGCCGGAGACATTGACTCCCTGGCTGTGCGGATTGCGCGGCAAAATGCAGCGCTGAATCACATGGAAGATAAAATTAAGGTTAAAACGGGAAACCTCGGTGAGGTCTTTACGGGGAAAGCTGATGTCGTCATCGCTAATATCATCGCGGATATAATCATTGAACTCCTGCCTTCCCTGCCTCAGCTGATGAAACCGGAGGGTATCCTTCTTGCTTCCGGCATCATTGATACCCGGGAAAACAATGTTCTGGAAAAAATGAATGCGGCAGGCCTCCACTGTATTGGAAGGCTTGAAGATGCAGGCTGGGTACTGCTGAAAGCTACGTTTACTTGAGTGTATCGAGAGAGGGAATCCTATGCACCGTTTTAAAATCTCGTCCCGCGAAAAGGACACTTTTAACATAACCGGAGAAGAACTTCATCACCTGACTCATGTGGTGCGGCTTGAATGCGGCGCTAAAGTCATGGGCTTTGATAATTCCGGCGGTCAGTGGGTCGGGGTCATTGAAGAACTAGCCAGGGACTCAGCCTGCTGCAGAATTGTTGAAGAGGAATTCCCTGACGTGGAAGCAAAGGCAAGGGTATACCTTGTCATGGGACTGGCCAAGGGAGAAAAGATGGAGTGGGTCATCCAAAAAGGGACTGAGCTCGGAATGGCCGGACTTATCCCTTTAAGGACGAAACGGTCTGTCCTGCAACTGGAAGGAGCTAAAGCACGGGACAGGGTGGTCCGTTGGCAAAGAATCGCGGCTGAGGCTGTGAAACAATCTCACCGGGTTATCGAACCGGAAATTATGGAAGTAGCCGATTGGACGCAACTGAAGGGACTGCTGCCGGCAGAGACGCAGTGGCTGATTCCTTATGAAGATGAAAAGACGCACTCCTTAAAGGAAGTGCTTCAGGGATATGAACCCAGATACCCGATTGCCGTGCTTATCGGGGCCGAAGGGGGCTTTGCGCCGGAAGAGGTGGCCTGGGCCGAGGAAAAACTCCAGGCCAGGAGTGTCTCTTTGGGACCACGTATTCTGCGGACAGAGACGGCAGCTCTGGCAGCCCTTGTAATGGCTCTCGCTTACTTCGGCGATCTTGGATAGATGCTTTGATCATATGGTCATTTATGTTAGTTCATAAGCCAGAAGAATTTTTATATTTTCTATTTGGGCAGTTATTTGATGGATGTTGTATTTGTTAAGAGGAAAAGAAGCCAAGCGTATGAATAAAGAAGATAAGCAGATGATAACCGAAAACATGAAAAACGCAGAAGGCTTGAAGGTAAGTTTTCTGACGCTTGGCTGCAAGGTCAACCAGACTGAAAGCGAAGCACTTTCTCAGCTGCTGGCCGGTGAAGGTTATAAGACCGTCCAGGAGGCTGATTCTGCCGACGTGATCATTATTAATACCTGCACCGTAACCGGTACAGGGAGCATGAAATCCCGCAAGCTCATCCGTAAGATGGTCAAGGATCATCCGGGGGCGATCATCGCTGTCATGGGCTGCTATGCCCAGCTAAGTCCTGATGAGGTTGCAGGGATCGATGGAGTTGGTCTGATCATGGGAACTCAGGACCGGAGTTCCCTGCTTCAGTTTTTACGCGATATTCAGGACGAACGTACTGCTGGTGCTTCAGCAAAGAAGCCGGCCGAATCTTTAAAACCTCTCCGAAAGGTCAAAAGTTTTGAGGAAAGCGTGAAATATGAAGAGCTTCCGCTGATCAAAAGTGAGAGCCGGACACGGGCCATGCTGAAGATTCAGGATGGCTGCAGCCAGTTTTGTACATACTGCATCGTACCCTATACCAGGGGGCCGTCACGTAGCCGTGATCCTGAAAATGTCTACCGGGAGGCCAGGGAACTTCTGAAGGCAGGATACAAGGAAATTGTACTGACCGGTATTCATATCGGCGCCTTTGGCAGGGACTTTGCCGATAAGAATATGAATCTGGGACTTCTGGTCAGTGAGCTGGTGAAACTTCCGGGGATGAAGAGACTCCGGCTTGGCTCGATTGAACCGATGGAGTTTTCGCTGGAATTACTGGAGGTTATTGCTGCCAATGCAGCAGTATGCCCCCATTTCCATATTCCGCTTCAGAGCGGTTCCAACAAGATCCTGGGAAAAATGAACAGACCTTATACGATAGAGGATTATGCTGCTTTGCTGAAGCAGATAAGGGCCAGAGTTCCAGACGCGGCAATCGCCACCGATATTATGGTCGGCTTTCCCGGAGAAACAGATCAGGATTATCAGGACGGCCTGCGTTTTATTGAGAGCTGCGAATTTTCCGGTATTCATGTTTTCCCTTATTCCCGGAGGCCCGGTACGCCCGCGGCGGATATGCCGGAGCAGATACCCAACCGTATCAAAACAGCCAGGGTCAGGGAACTGATTCAGATCGGTCAAAAGAGCCGAAGAAAATACGAGAGAAAATTTATTGGAAAACAGCTTGAAGTACTTTTGGAGAATGTGGATCAAGACGGAAGAGCCCGCGGACATACCCGAAATTATCTGGAACTTCGAATTCCGTCCATCCTGGCTGAGAGCAATCTCATCACTTATACTGTCCGTGAGGAGGATCTGGTTTCTGTCCCGGGAAACGCTGCTAGCAGAGAAATCAATGAAGCTGAATAAAGCACAATTTGTCAAATGGTGTTTAATCTTCTAATATTTTATAATATAATAATTAACAAATAATCCTCTAAATACAAGGAGCCACAATGAAGAAGATCGGGAATTGGAAGAAGCCCCTTATTATTGTTTTAATTGTAGTCATTGCGCTGGGTGTATTATTATTAAAAGCACCATTGTACGCACAAGTCCGAAGCTATGCGGTGATGTGGGCTTACACCAAATATGAAAATTCCAAGAGCCTGATGGATAAACAGCAAGTCTCTGTTCAGATCCCGGGCGGTTCCAGTACGGAAGAAAAAGACTGGTACCCGTTTGTCATGGTATTTAACGATAATAAAGGTTTTTCGCAGTACACCGGAAGAGACCTTTCCCTGTCGATACTCTATAATTTTGGCGCGTTCAGCTGGAATTACGGTTCGTCCACGCTTTACAAGGATGACTCGCCTTATTATGCGAGCTTTTATGGCGGATATCTGATCAAGGACAACTCCGGGCAAAGCAAGTATGGTTTTTCGGTGGATGGGAAGCTGAATAACAACGAAATAATGGCTGTAGCGAAATATGATTATCAGAAGCTGATCCTGGACGGCCTGGGATGCCCTGCCAAGCAGCAGAAAATGAACGTTCTTTCTTCCGAGGTTAAGAGCGGGGTTACGTATGCAGGTTATGAAGGCTGGGAACAAATCGATGCAATCATCTTGGTAAACAGTCCGGCCCACAAATATGAGGGCAGCCGGCGGGCTTACATTCAGTACGGTAATCCGCTCAAAAAAACCAGTCTGGAGGATTTCCCACTGATTGAATCCCGTGCAAGAATTTATGCGAGATATTTTAAGGAGTTTGACAGTACAGTCTTTTTGTATATTTTGACTCCTTTTGCAGATACGCTGGAGCAATGCGACCAACAAATTCTCAGTAAGACAGTGATTGCAAAAAGCGAATAACCCGGAAGCAAAGGACATTAATCTAACCAGTAGGAACATGTAGGTTTAGAGTTGATAGGGTATTAAGGATACAAAATTGGAGGTTCGGTTCGTGGACAATTGTATTTTTTGCAAAATCGTGAACAAGGAAATTCCTTCAGCAATCGTCTTTGAAAACGAAGATATCCTGTGCTTTAAGGATATTAACCCCGTGGCGCCTGTTCACATTCTGGTTATTCCGAAAAAGCACTTAACCAGTCTGAATGATCTGACAGAAGATGACATGGCTGTGACCGGCAGGATTTTTGTCCTGATCAAGCAGCTTGCAGCAGAATCCGGGGTCGCGGAATCGGGCTACAGGGTTGTTGTGAACTGCGGACCTGACGGAGGTCAGGAAGTCGGACATCTGCACTATCATCTGATCGGCGGCAAGCCGCTGGGCAAGAAAATCGGCTAAACATCTTTTGGAAAAACCGTCAGATTAGGACTGAGTTGTGTTTTGATATGCCAAAAAAGCAGGCTCCTTCCAGCTTGACGTGTCCATATTCATCCTTTATAATCTCATCTTTGACACTTTAAAGAGCAAAAAAGCCTGGAACCCCTTGCAAACAAGGGAAATCCGGGCTTTTACATTTTTAAAAAAGTGAGTAATGTTTTTATGACTTTGTACTTTTGAGAATTTTTTTCATCTGACTGGTACTGACGATCTGATAGTCGGTACGGAAACCAAAGATATTGTGTAAAGCATCTGTAAAATCGGTTCTGGTATAGGTCGGAATATAACCTTCACCTTTAACTTCAAAGAAATTCATATCCTTTAATCCTTGAATAATCTCGCTACAGGTATATTTTTCTTCAAGCTTCTTTTCAAGAAAACGGTAGAGGATCAAAGACATAAAACACGTGGTGAAATGTGCTTTTATTCGATCATCACGGCTTAAGTATGCTGGTCGGGCTTTGAATTCGCTTTTCATAATTCGGAAACACTCTTCAATCTCCCAACGCCTTTGGTTCACTTTGATGATTGCCGCTGCTTCGTCTTCAAGGTTAGTACAGACGGCATAGAAACCGTCAAACAGCTCTTCTTTGGCAACCAGGTCAGTGTTAATACTGTACAATTCATTATCTGCTACCTCACCGTCATCCGTACAGTATCTTTTTTCAATAAATCTTTTATAATCATTAGCATTGCATTTCTTTAACTTCCCCGGGTTTGAAGCCATTGTTTTTCGGGCACGTTCTATTTGGGAATCACGGATTTTTCGCTGATAATTTCGGTATTTCAAAGAAAAGGTCACAATAAGCTTCTGCTCCAGATCGTTTTCTTTGATCCAGCGCTCTTTATAAAAAACTTTATCTTTATCCGTATTCTCATCAAGTTCTGTAATATCATAGCTTTTACGTTCACCGAAAAGTTTCCAACCGGTAGAATCCAGTGCCCATTCCATGAGGTGTTTCTTCAGTTTTTTATTGATTGGGTGGTAATGAAAGCCCGTTCGCCTTCGTTATTGAATTCCCGGTTCTTTTGAGAAGCGAGACCGGCATCCGTACAGACGATAAACTTGGAAAGTTTAAAATCAGCCAGGATTTTTTTCTCCAAAGGTCTTAGCGTCAGCTGCTCATTA
This genomic stretch from Dehalobacter restrictus DSM 9455 harbors:
- the grpE gene encoding nucleotide exchange factor GrpE, whose amino-acid sequence is MNKEKTNQASANAQEDKENQNIGQENEECLTEEIDPVDHLQRLREEIEEHKFKAEDYYAQMQRLKAEFDNFRKRTQKEKEDTARYASERVIQSLLPVLDNFERAIASSRKNKDFEALSQGVEMIERMFVKVLEDEGLRIIETVGQEFDPNLHEALLKEESDQPENMILEELQKGYYLKDKVIRPSRVKVSG
- the dnaK gene encoding molecular chaperone DnaK, encoding MGKVIGIDLGTTNSCVAVLEGGEPVVIPNPEGARITPSVVGFSKNGEKLVGQVAKRQAVSNPDNTVSSIKRHMGTNYKVTLMDKSYTPQEVSAMILQKLKADAEAYLGSSVTQAVITVPAYFTDAQRQATKDAGTIAGLEVLRIINEPTAAALAYGLDKEHDQTVLVYDLGGGTFDVSILELSQGMVEVKATNGNNLLGGDDFDQRLMDYIVAEFKKSNGVDLAKDRMALQRLKEAAEKAKIELSGVAQTNINLPFITMSAEGPLHLDMNITRAKFEELVADLIEKTMGPTRQAMEDAKLSFNEIDQVILVGGSSRIPAVQEAIKRISGKEPHKGVNPDEVVALGAAIQGGVLAGEMKDIVLVDVAPLSLGIETLGGVFTRIIDRNTTIPTTKSQVFSTAADSQTSVDIHVLQGEREMAAYNKTLGRFQLTGIPPAPRGVPQIEVKFDIDVNGIVHVSAKDMATGNEQKVTITASTGLSKDEIEKMRQDAEANAEKDKQARELIDARNQADSLAYQAEKTLKDFEGKGDDTERDAVKKAAEELRATAGSDNVQEINAKSEALTKILYPFVEKMYQQQGAPGAGSQGPDAGPNPGQQDTGAGKEDDNVVDAEYTEVDKDK
- the dnaJ gene encoding molecular chaperone DnaJ, coding for MKRDYYEVLGVSKSSSVDEIKKAYRKIAKENHPDVKPGDKQAEERFKEATEAYAVLSDPDKKAKYDQYGHSGVDFNGQGFGGFGDFSDFADFGLGDVFEMFFGGGMGGGSRRKGPVKGADLRYDLSITLHEAAFGMKKQIEVPVSVYCTECGGSGAAPGTNPTTCSQCGGTGQIRATQRTPFGQIATTKTCVACGGKGTMISSPCSKCNGKGKVKEVKKIEVNIPAGTEDGLSLRYSGYGEAGERGGPSGDLYVVLLVKKDEFFQRNGNDIYVEIPITFVQAALGDEIDVPTLHGDVKIKIPEGTQTSKVFRVKGMGVPYRRGSGCGDQHVRVIVATPTKLTERQKELLSEFGKITTEGQQLGKKSLWDKVKDNVRDAIG
- the prmA gene encoding 50S ribosomal protein L11 methyltransferase; this translates as MNWTEIAVTVSSEGEEAVTDLFYRIGSKGVVVESPELIKGYVESGIWDYHIYADLEVTGKCVVKGYFPEDESLSPRIASLREELLLFKELFPDWMVETNSVMVKEEDWENEWKQYFKPVRIGKRFLIKPTWEQADTQDQVVIIEIDPGMAFGTGTHPTTALCLEALEDYIQEGSDVFDIGTGSGILAVAAAKLGANVQAGDIDSLAVRIARQNAALNHMEDKIKVKTGNLGEVFTGKADVVIANIIADIIIELLPSLPQLMKPEGILLASGIIDTRENNVLEKMNAAGLHCIGRLEDAGWVLLKATFT
- a CDS encoding RsmE family RNA methyltransferase, coding for MHRFKISSREKDTFNITGEELHHLTHVVRLECGAKVMGFDNSGGQWVGVIEELARDSACCRIVEEEFPDVEAKARVYLVMGLAKGEKMEWVIQKGTELGMAGLIPLRTKRSVLQLEGAKARDRVVRWQRIAAEAVKQSHRVIEPEIMEVADWTQLKGLLPAETQWLIPYEDEKTHSLKEVLQGYEPRYPIAVLIGAEGGFAPEEVAWAEEKLQARSVSLGPRILRTETAALAALVMALAYFGDLG
- the mtaB gene encoding tRNA (N(6)-L-threonylcarbamoyladenosine(37)-C(2))-methylthiotransferase MtaB; the protein is MLYLLRGKEAKRMNKEDKQMITENMKNAEGLKVSFLTLGCKVNQTESEALSQLLAGEGYKTVQEADSADVIIINTCTVTGTGSMKSRKLIRKMVKDHPGAIIAVMGCYAQLSPDEVAGIDGVGLIMGTQDRSSLLQFLRDIQDERTAGASAKKPAESLKPLRKVKSFEESVKYEELPLIKSESRTRAMLKIQDGCSQFCTYCIVPYTRGPSRSRDPENVYREARELLKAGYKEIVLTGIHIGAFGRDFADKNMNLGLLVSELVKLPGMKRLRLGSIEPMEFSLELLEVIAANAAVCPHFHIPLQSGSNKILGKMNRPYTIEDYAALLKQIRARVPDAAIATDIMVGFPGETDQDYQDGLRFIESCEFSGIHVFPYSRRPGTPAADMPEQIPNRIKTARVRELIQIGQKSRRKYERKFIGKQLEVLLENVDQDGRARGHTRNYLELRIPSILAESNLITYTVREEDLVSVPGNAASREINEAE
- a CDS encoding histidine triad nucleotide-binding protein, with product MDNCIFCKIVNKEIPSAIVFENEDILCFKDINPVAPVHILVIPKKHLTSLNDLTEDDMAVTGRIFVLIKQLAAESGVAESGYRVVVNCGPDGGQEVGHLHYHLIGGKPLGKKIG